The DNA region cTCTGCATTTtacttagaaataaaaaatctgtgaGGCATAGCTCGATCAttagatataataatgataaaaactcatcaattatattttgttttttgaaaatagaagTCTGTAGAAATTTGTTTGCAACGAGCtcttacaaattaataaaaattaagatcaTGGGGTGAACTATCtctacttatttttttttacaacggaGCTGGTAAATCAAGACTTTGAGGTTCATGCACCTTGATGCAAGGAAGAACTGTAACGACAAATTGCACGGGACGGGCTACATCGGTTATAACTGaacaattgaattaaaaagtagaaaaCATTGGCGGATCGTCGTGTTTATAGCAGAAGAAACGTTGATTTCTATAGGATGTAtccataatattattcattactCAATTTCGGTATGAAAAAAGTGACAGCTGGCTAGGTGCCCAGAATGCATTCTGACGCGCTAAAACAAACGAGACTTAGAATTTAACAAATTGATAAATGACAATGAATTTAAAAGCCATTGGGTTTGTTACAAAAAGACCAACCAATTTTTACTCAATtcataactatatataaactggaaacaaaaaaaacagtccATGACTTGGACATTGGATCGTCATATCTTACTCCGGAGAAATTTAAGGCAATTCATCCCGTGTAAAATTATAGGGGTTGTTTTCTGTAGGAGCCACTTTTACGAGAACTTTATACGCAGGACAAAAAACAAAGTTGCTTGAGGAAACACGCCTGTATCGTCGTTGCAAAGTCGCATAAAATCACCACACTGGTTGCGATGCTGCAATTTATAAGCTGGCTTCGAATTTATGGGACATCTTTATCCATCAGAGCTCCTAGTGACTTCTACGCGGTAAAGAATATGTGAGAGGCCATACATTTGGAAACGATAACACCGTAGATGCCGCACACGCTTTTTATTATGAGGaagaagatttatttaaagggAATTTTAGctttagaataaaaatgtacagTGTATATACCTAACCTGACTACGTGGAAAAATTAAAGAGATAATTGTGGCATACTCACAATCACAATTTATTGAACGTCCTTATTTTAAAGTACAGATGGAAATGCAAGGAAATgttctttatttaacaattaccACTAGAGTGCGAAAATAGTTGGAACAACTCCCTATAAGTTATCTCTTTGTCACTGAAACACTTAGAAATGATAGGTTAATATTTTGGGTGTTTTAATGCGTAATTGGTGTAAAATTGTCACACTTAAAACTATTAACAAATATGGGATAAACAAATGCTACCAGCCTTACTTTCTAGTATGCAGCAGGTAATTAATGTTGCTACCTACGGGCATACGGACTCAGTATGGAAGACATTATCGCTGATTGCAAATTGAAGGCCAACAAATAAAAGATACAGTGAtaatattagatataatttctaaatcgtgaccatttttttgtttaccaCGCTTCACAAGAAtcaaattatgtataagtTGTTTTGACAGTTCATGCCAACATGACCagcctaaaatatatattattagtaatagtTTGTGAAATGACTACAAAttaacaacatacaaaaagaaCTGGCAGGTAGTAGGAGCCTTTCATTACGTAAGCACAATAGGGGGGAGGGGGATccttgattttcttatttgctgattacgtcaacagaaaTTACATATGTTACCTATTACCagacattgtctatgcttgaaaatgAAATGCTTGCGAATTATTAGtgtttttgagagctttgtttacttttgctgacaagaggaaGAGGGTATAAATTGAAGTATGTGAATACGTAATATTTGAACTGCCCTATATCCCGGCACTAATTTTAAGTGTCTTGTCTGTAGACAGAAGGAGCAGAACTTATAGATTCAATAGGAAGGCTGTGTATGTATTCTAAAATCTTCATTTTTATACTATACTTCTATTGTTTTACTGATTTTAAAACACATACCTCACTGTAGCATCAACAATTTTCAAATCACAGTAAATAATTCCTATTGGTTTTAATCAAGATTTAGTATGATAATCATTATCAATAATCTTCATCTTCTTTCTCTATATCACATTATTACAGTCTAAATACACTGTATGACGAATCTAAGATTaaattgtacataatatattgactcacaaataaaattatttaccagTTTTTAATCATTATCAGACATAATCAGGCAACTCGAAGGacttcaaaaaatttaaaatggctGACGCGGCAACTGCACTGAAAATTAAGGAATTGGATCAGGAGACCCAGAAAACGATGAGAAAACTGttcacaggtatttttttcattacaattGTAGATATGAGTATAATACTGAAATAAAATGATCTGTACGTATTTCagttactataaataaatgtacgtggtcactaaaatatttttattttacataattttcttaaatatttgattacatataataattattgttttctgtatttttttacctacTTTATTTCTTGTAATGTTTGCAGACGCTGCTTAGATAGTtatgttaattgtaataattttaatgtgaaTAAACGCGAATTCTTGTAGTGTTTTTATTCGTATTGtcatttctaaatttattcGTAAAAGATCTGGAGAGTGTCTGGTCAGTTCTCGTCTAttctacgtccttgatttAAGAACCTGTGTCAATACAACATCATATATCAACATCAACGTCATATTAAGTCTGTCTGAACTTTGGTGTGACACGTGACCGTCtactgttataaatttacaggtGAACGCGGTGGTTTTGTTCGCATCGGTCCTAAGGGGTACCTCGTTACTGAGAGATATAAGGAAATGGCAGCTGATATTTATAACATGGAAATTAGACCGGACGATGTTTGGGTTGTGACTTATGCACGATCAGGTAAGAATTGTAAAGGAAATTCTACTGTTAGACTCCGAGACATGCATACTGTGACTTGTCCAAAGACATACTTTGTTTAGCCAGTTTCATGAATTGTTTTTCTTGCTGATATCTTTTTATCCagacatatattttgtatttgtctCCCATGAAGTTTCAGAGATAAGATCAAATTTTTGTTGTGGagttttaaacttaatatagttttcttattaatttagcAGTGTTAGCTTTAGGCGTAGAACTCTTCACACTGAAATGTTAAATTCATATCCCGGATATGTAAGCAATTTTCCTTCTTTTGTGtgtaaataacatttgtttaGTGTTGCCTGTCTACATCTTGCCTATAGTtcctgtattttatatttcgtttTAACTTACTCACTAAACAGGTACGACATGGACCCAGGAGTTAGTTTGGATGGTGGCCAACGACTTGGACTATAAGACATCCAAAGCCATCGTACTTCCAGAGAGATTCCCATTTTTAGAGTAAGTATTTAGTATCAAAGATAGTTTACAAGAAAGAAGCTCGTAAATTCCCGagcaaacaaaaattatacagTGGCGGGTGAGAAACAATATCAGTAATGGTAATCCAGAAATCTGCTCATTATTAAACATACGTGAACTGGGTTTAATTCTaggctatttatttatttagtttcaaaGGCAACGCACTTCGAGCCTCCTATcagtttgccccctgttatataatattaataaaaaatgtgtgcgtgcactagagtacacacgtaagaagtgaaacttctttatgaccttatttttcgaaaaggtttcattggttaaataatgttaaattagataaagtttagcaaaaggcttttattatcacagacatgcatacaaataatacaattatttaattttaccttattactacaaGATTATTAcgaaatttcattaattgtaatagaattatcattattattgttattaatggcttcgaatccaCCAtagtagggacaagaaaaagatggcgcgtaaccgaaaagtTGGcttgtggactcagtttccgcacttagacgctcagTAGGTCCGTTATACGtagacgcgtaaccgaaaaatgtgacggtaattttttttccaacgccgataaagaagtttcacttcaataactTATTAAACTAATGTTCCTGTACATATTTACAGACACGCAATGATGTTATATCCATCGTTAAAACAAGAGATTTTAGAAGAGAAAAATAATGATCCGCATGTAAAAAAAGTACTAGAATTGTTTTCGGAACCCTTCGCTAAGCCATTAGCATCAACACCCTCACCGCGTTTTATTAAATCTCATTTACCGATCAGCCTGCTATCACCGAAGCTTTTGGATGCTAAAGTAGTATACGTAGCAAGAGACCCAAGAGATGCTGCTGTCTCCTTCTGGCACATGGGTTCTTCTTTAAGAACGATATCATTTGATGGAGACTTCAAAACATACTGGAACTTATTCATCAAAGACTTACGTAAGTGAATAATGTTTAGAATCTACGTATAAcagaaaaagataaataattaaattcaataagttgtaaaaagttaaattttatcatcaattttgtataatttattcgttattaaaattaaatataaaagtaagttCGTTACTTTCAGTTTACTGGACACCGTTTTTCGAGCACTTAAAGGAGGCGTGGGAACAACGTAACAATCCCAATctactttttatattctatgaGGAATTACAGAAggtaataatatatgaaataactacttttaaaaataaacggcTCAATATCACTCcaatacagtgaggaaatgctgTTAGCGTTAAAGATACACCGCCACACAGAGGGACCaaaccttttaaatttgttttaattattattgtttaggtTAGGAAAATTGtaagaacaattttttattctaattatatttagtgtTAGGTTATTAGGGTTAGGTTAGGAGTCAATGTcggaataataaataatacatcgataacacaatgtacacacagttattaacGTCAGTTAAAGACAAGATGAAGTCACGTTTAACTCTTTTAAATGGTcaagtttttttacaaaatgtttatttggAAGGAGGTGTGACATCATCACATCTTAAAGCAATCCTCAAATTACAGGATCTCAAAGGCGTAGTACATCGCGTGGCTGACTTTTTGGGCAAGACATACACTGAAGAACAAATCATCGAGCTCTGTGACCATCTtaacttcaaaaatttcaaaactaATCCAGCCGTAAATAGTGACCTATTAAGAGATATTGGTTTAGTTCACAATAAACACGAATTTATCAGAAaaggtaaataattatttaagatatatgGATTATTCAATAATCAAATGTACAAATGCCGAttataaaaagcaaataaGGAAAGCAAAATTTTGtagtttttcattgttttcaCCTTGAACACAGTATTTAATTAAGCGATTCAGACAGTCTAAATAACGGTATTATTTTGatgcaatttatttatgtactaaGAATATTCTTCTACTCTGTCTCCAGGTAAGACTGGTGGCTGGCGAGACTATTTTGATGAAGAGATGACGGCCCAAGCGGATAAGTGGATGGAAGTAAACCTACGTGACACAGACCTTCGTTTCctacattaataaatgtattaaaagtagCACCACCTATAAAACCATTTAGACTTCTAAAATCGTGTTGATTGTGATGTCTtattaaagagtttttaaCATACTCCGTTTTTTTCTTTCACTAGTGCTAACTACACTAGGAACTAATATCATTAGTATTTGAATAAGGACTGACGTATTACAATAACGTTGTGGCGGGTGCCTTGATTTGGCCTCAGATTGCGCCAGCTATGATCATTATTCTTTCACTGCTAGTAGACAACAAATTTTTCTAACACATTTTTGTGAAGCTGTCGAATATCTTTCAATGTTTGCCTCAATAGAAAAACTTTGATATATAAACTTCGGCGTAGTATAGCACGTAGCTCACCACAAATCAAAGAATTCTGTTCAAGACGTGTTGTCTTAATTTAACTCGTTGAGCCTATGTGCCCGTTTTATTGACGTGACAACGCTCTGAGGCGTTCCATTTTAGGGCGAAACGAGCGATAAATAGGCACAATCGGCCTCCGCGTTCGGCAACGTTCGACATCTGTCTCTCTCCTACTGGAGTGagcgatgaaaaaaaaatgacataattgtatttatgcgtacaaattaaatgtaacttgatcaattcaattgtgatttccaTTTATCTACTTCTCtatattcatacaaaatatgtatcaaacaactaaaattaaaattttcttttgaaaaagcaaccattacatcaatattttcttatgacgttgtcacgttcaaCACTTTGTACAAAAACTGaacttccaggcaaccactgtgagtaaagaaaaaaaatgtattacctTTATTCAGACGGTGTTGAATACGAACTGTATTCATACGTATAACAATACAATACGTCGCCAAGACCCAACCAAATGTTACTAGCATCtggaatataattattattatatggaaACGGTTGACATAGGTCAGTTTCAGTTCTGTTAGGGCCTTCAGTTCTGTCAGCAATGCTTTGACTGGCTTTAATTCCGAGGAAAACAAACCGCCACTGGGGTTTCAAGGTATTCAGATATAAGTTTGCATAAAAAGCACCCACATACGTATCGAATTACAAGTTCCACCTCATTTCTGTAAATCGGTTTTCGTAATCGAATtaaacctaaataaatatcaagtaataaatatgaatattacaaataaatatgaacactgtctttaagttttttagtatacaaataaaatacctcTGACTCACCAACCATTAGtagtaatacatttaatttttcttttttttaattctctgAATGTCGAATATATACAACCACAGCGctgttataattgtaaatccCTGTCATTACAAAGATGGCTTGAAACAGTTGAAggcaaattttaataaataataggaacagttatatgtttattttttttaaaataatgtcgtATATAAATTAACCTCATAAACACAACTTACCAGTTTTCATCGTCTGTAGTCGATTTAAACAATTGGTTATCTAATGCTACCCGAGATCTCGAAAATACCGAGATCCCGCGAGATTGTAATTCTTAATCCCACGAGATCTCGAATTAACGATCTCCAGATTGCATTCTCATATAAAGCTGTATTACATATCAGCTTCCGACTGAAACAGCCgtctatattgtaataaattttaccaCAACAACATAATTTGCATAATgcaagtttaattaaaacaaaaaatattttcacccCATTTTAAGGATGGAAATTTTTCCTATATTCTGAGCACTTGtgtttttaatagataatCTTGGAATCGTAGGTatgtatattacaatattttaaagtcatcatgattttcaattgtaaagaTAAGAAAAGTAATATGTTCCAAGATGATATAGATTATACACGATATCCGATTAATGGGTgtgtattattacataaacaatatGAATATTGCGTCAAGACCAATAGCTAACAGATCGTATGCGTATATTCGTCTTTGTCCGTTTCGTTAAGTCTTATTTGCACTTGAAGATTTTAACTCCCATGTAGCCTATGATGTAAAATCGCCATTAACATTGTTAATAGTCGCTacgttatttattacataagcaCTTCTTGGTTTTGCAGATCTTCTGATACTCTAATAATATACTGGCAAATTATACAGAGCTCCCTCGAGATAATTCTATATTTACTTTGATGCGTAATAGTATAGggttatttttactttgttaaTAACTTTCTTGTTCGACAGTCAATGACCAATAGAAAGGAAGAGAAGCGAAAGGCCTTTTAGTATATagtgtatatatacattatatatttttacaatcgtCACATCGAGGCGAATATAGATCCCGCGAttgtgataaattatttaacactaATATAATCAACACGAAAATTATCTTTTAGTATCTTcttcaaattgtatttttacgaTTCATATTCGTGAATAAAAAGggtttatcaagaaataattttcagttcAGTTCAATCGGCGACGTAGATATAATCaacggaaaaaaattattctaaaatgGAATATCCATTGGAAATTAGGGATGTGGAACCAGAAACGAATAAAGCAATGATGAAACTTTTTATAGGTAAGACATTTTAGACTGGCTTGTATTAGTTGTGCGATTTTATTTggctgtatttttttaacatttttacgtTTAACTAAATGTAGGTAAACTCAGGGCTGATAAGTATTGCTGGCGTTTTTCATgaagaatttgtatgaaaaacatataaaagacTTTCCATATAAATTCGCGTCGTAGGAATGCGACCTAccagttaatttattaaaattcaccatatcatatataatgctTTATCTACAGTTAATGTTACAAGTTAtctattctaaaattaatgaacattttgttgacataaatgtcacaaaaaataaaaatataataaaaattacactttcaatttttgtagtatttttGCTTGACAATGCGGATAGGCACTTAATTAAACAGCCCAATACCGAATATATCAAAGTTTAGATAATTGGTTTATTTTGCTAGATTCGCAATTCGAATGAGAGATGCAACAAAATTATGCATTaacattgaattatttaaaaaaaaatattggtctttgtacgtttttattttcttttttgtagCTATATCTTATCGACTCAATAATATTAAGCCAAGGTTtccttagttttataagcgtggctATTTCCAAAAAAGTCGGAGtcacgccccgagagtatagccagacataggcactctcttcaacggTTAGATTAAATTCATTCGTttctttgatattatttattttgcatatattctattgttgtaagcaagtagtttaatataacgtaaaaataaaatcctctattatttaaagcttgACTGGATGACCCAGTAACCGTACAATAAGTTCTTTTTTTCAAGTTTTTCAAAACCTTAAACTTATGGTTACTCGATTAACCTCCTTAATCCCTCTAAGACACGTATTTTATTCGATGGTTATAAGACTATAAACGCATTAAACAAGAAGAATATTAAAGTGTATGTTATGTTTAGTTAAATCCCAGGAATAATTTTCAGGAGAACTAGGCGGTTTCATTCGTGTAGGACCTAAGGGATATGTTCTCACTCAAGGGTTCAGAGATATGGCAGCAGAGATCTACAATATGGAAGTCCGACCAAGTGATGTGTATGTTGTTACCTATGCAAGATCAGGTAAtactatgatatttttatataaatgtatcgcTTCATTTCCACTTTAGATTGCgtatactaataatttaatgaattaatgtGCTTCAAACGTACGACCCTCACGTTGTAAATGATTTATCGTGACGTTATGGTTGTAATGTATCTTTACAAGAAAATGGATATTGGTATTCATACTGCAATGCTTGCTAAAATCTCTATCCAGTGCAGTAAACGTTTGACTAGATACAaatattcaaagtcaaagtcaaaaatcatttattcatataggtaacacaacgtacacttatgaacgtcaaaaaatacatgaaatgctctcattttacatttactaccagttcgcaagtcaagggcttagtgcgggtaag from Pieris brassicae chromosome 2, ilPieBrab1.1, whole genome shotgun sequence includes:
- the LOC123720220 gene encoding sulfotransferase 1C4-like, which encodes MADAATALKIKELDQETQKTMRKLFTGERGGFVRIGPKGYLVTERYKEMAADIYNMEIRPDDVWVVTYARSGTTWTQELVWMVANDLDYKTSKAIVLPERFPFLEHAMMLYPSLKQEILEEKNNDPHVKKVLELFSEPFAKPLASTPSPRFIKSHLPISLLSPKLLDAKVVYVARDPRDAAVSFWHMGSSLRTISFDGDFKTYWNLFIKDLLYWTPFFEHLKEAWEQRNNPNLLFIFYEELQKDLKGVVHRVADFLGKTYTEEQIIELCDHLNFKNFKTNPAVNSDLLRDIGLVHNKHEFIRKGKTGGWRDYFDEEMTAQADKWMEVNLRDTDLRFLH